One Halalkalicoccus tibetensis genomic region harbors:
- a CDS encoding gamma-glutamyltransferase family protein, with protein sequence MNGSNSNDDGILGANAPDGDGIGAADRTDVSPDDGGRFDYPWQFIGRRSAVMARNGMVATSHPLAAQTGLQVLREGGNAVDAAVATAVELNLVEPHMTTIGGDVTAMVHFDGEFEGLNASGPAPAGADVETYRERTDESEDGTPTVPTEGPLAVTVPGALDGLHELAGRYGSREFGELLRPTIEHAREGVAVTEYVASQWETAAPRVDGFESFRETFLEDGQSPPPGAVFENPAFADSLERIAEEGIGTFYGGELGEEIVELVQDHDGLLELSDLEEYESEWVDPISTTYRGLEVLELPPNTVGPVALEALNIVENFDLPAEPTDPERLHRLIEAIKIAYTDAHRHIGDPDLERIPLETKLSKEYAGERAAQIEEEVGDYEPRAGEMSAMSEEGDTVYLTVVDGDGNAVSMLKSGYKPFGSGLTVGGFTLQNHAAGFTLEPGDPNVIEPGKRPFHTLIPAMLREDGDFRASFGVMGGRMMPQGHLQLLANMADSELNPQAAIDVPRFRFQKGHEVALETTRMPDETVEELRERGHEVIPEAEFFVPDADHYGGAQFIYRDDEGTLIGGSEPRRDGHAVGF encoded by the coding sequence GTGAACGGGTCGAACTCGAACGACGACGGCATCCTCGGCGCGAACGCACCCGACGGCGACGGGATCGGCGCGGCCGACCGGACGGACGTCAGCCCGGACGACGGCGGGCGCTTCGACTACCCCTGGCAGTTCATCGGGCGGCGATCGGCGGTGATGGCACGAAACGGCATGGTCGCGACCAGCCATCCCCTCGCCGCCCAGACGGGCCTCCAGGTCCTCCGGGAGGGTGGCAACGCCGTCGACGCGGCAGTCGCCACGGCCGTCGAGCTGAACCTGGTCGAGCCCCACATGACGACCATCGGCGGGGACGTCACCGCGATGGTCCACTTCGACGGGGAGTTCGAGGGCCTGAACGCGAGCGGCCCCGCGCCCGCCGGGGCCGACGTCGAGACCTACCGCGAGCGAACCGACGAGAGCGAGGACGGGACGCCGACGGTCCCCACGGAAGGCCCCCTCGCCGTGACGGTACCGGGCGCGCTCGACGGCCTCCACGAGCTCGCCGGGCGCTATGGCTCCCGGGAGTTCGGGGAGCTGCTCCGGCCGACGATCGAGCACGCCCGCGAGGGCGTCGCCGTCACCGAGTACGTCGCCAGCCAATGGGAGACCGCCGCCCCGCGGGTCGACGGGTTCGAGAGCTTCCGGGAGACCTTCCTCGAAGACGGCCAGAGCCCGCCGCCGGGAGCGGTCTTCGAGAACCCCGCCTTCGCCGACTCGCTCGAGCGGATCGCCGAGGAAGGGATCGGGACGTTCTACGGCGGCGAGCTCGGCGAGGAGATCGTCGAGCTCGTACAGGATCACGACGGGCTGCTCGAGCTCTCGGATCTCGAGGAGTACGAAAGCGAGTGGGTCGACCCGATCAGCACCACCTACCGCGGGCTCGAGGTGCTCGAACTGCCCCCCAACACCGTCGGCCCGGTCGCCCTCGAGGCGCTCAACATCGTCGAGAACTTCGACCTGCCGGCGGAGCCGACCGACCCCGAGCGCCTCCACCGGCTGATCGAGGCGATCAAGATCGCCTACACCGACGCCCACCGCCACATCGGCGACCCGGACCTCGAACGGATCCCGCTCGAGACCAAGCTCTCGAAGGAGTACGCCGGCGAGCGCGCCGCCCAGATCGAGGAGGAGGTCGGCGACTACGAGCCCCGGGCGGGCGAAATGAGCGCGATGAGCGAGGAGGGCGATACGGTCTATCTCACGGTCGTCGACGGCGACGGCAACGCCGTCTCGATGCTGAAAAGCGGCTACAAGCCGTTCGGGAGCGGGCTGACCGTCGGGGGCTTTACCCTCCAGAACCACGCGGCGGGTTTCACCCTCGAACCCGGCGACCCGAACGTGATCGAGCCGGGCAAACGCCCCTTCCACACGCTCATTCCCGCGATGTTGCGCGAGGACGGGGACTTTCGCGCCTCCTTCGGCGTCATGGGCGGTCGGATGATGCCCCAGGGCCACCTCCAGCTGCTCGCGAACATGGCCGACTCGGAGCTGAACCCCCAGGCCGCCATCGACGTCCCCCGGTTCCGGTTCCAGAAGGGCCACGAGGTCGCCCTCGAGACCACGCGGATGCCCGACGAGACCGTCGAGGAGCTCCGCGAACGGGGTCACGAGGTGATCCCCGAGGCGGAGTTCTTCGTCCCCGATGCCGACCACTACGGCGGCGCACAGTTCATCTACCGCGACGACGAGGGCACCCTGATCGGCGGCTCGGAGCCGCGACGCGACGGGCACGCGGTCGGCTTCTAG
- a CDS encoding DUF4260 domain-containing protein, with the protein MEPRHFLRLEGLVVLVVTLGAYLWLGGPLWLLAVLALAPDLSMLGYLAGPRVGSLTYNVVHTYALPLALGAASLWLASQLALLVALVWIGHIGADRLFGYGLKFESGFTDTHLSTQPVPAPLRDESG; encoded by the coding sequence ATGGAACCACGCCACTTCCTCCGTCTCGAAGGCCTCGTCGTCCTCGTGGTCACGCTGGGGGCCTATCTCTGGCTCGGCGGCCCGCTCTGGCTGCTGGCCGTCCTGGCGCTCGCGCCCGACCTCTCGATGCTGGGCTATCTCGCTGGTCCCCGCGTCGGAAGTCTGACGTACAACGTCGTCCACACCTACGCGCTCCCGCTGGCACTCGGCGCGGCAAGTCTGTGGCTCGCCAGTCAGCTCGCTCTGCTGGTCGCGCTCGTCTGGATCGGCCACATCGGGGCCGACCGGCTGTTCGGCTACGGGCTCAAGTTCGAGTCGGGGTTCACGGACACCCATCTGTCGACCCAGCCGGTTCCCGCTCCGCTACGGGACGAATCGGGATAG
- a CDS encoding MOSC domain-containing protein, translated as MNPRLARISLFPIKSLDAFEPERATITPVGPIAGDRRYAMVDAEGEYVNGKRTAAVHRLRASYDDPDRVEFSTPESDADEFDLTTDREELAEHLSEQFGYPVELIRDDTGMPDDTEIPGPTVISTATIEEVASWFGLAPENVRRRFRANLEIEGVPAFWEDRLFSDQGRVVDFSIGGVRLAGVNPCQRCVVPSRDPDTGEEFEGFRERFIEKRGKTLPEWTDSDRFDHQFRLMVNTRVPEDGAGEIEVGDAVEIVGEREETGRNRVA; from the coding sequence ATGAACCCACGGCTCGCGCGGATCTCGCTGTTCCCGATCAAGTCCCTCGACGCCTTCGAGCCCGAGCGCGCGACGATCACCCCCGTCGGCCCCATCGCGGGCGACAGACGCTACGCGATGGTCGACGCCGAGGGCGAGTACGTCAACGGCAAACGAACCGCGGCAGTTCACCGCCTGCGGGCGAGCTACGACGATCCCGACCGGGTCGAGTTCTCGACGCCCGAAAGCGACGCCGACGAGTTCGATCTCACGACCGACCGCGAGGAACTCGCCGAGCACCTCTCCGAGCAGTTCGGTTATCCCGTCGAGCTGATCCGGGACGACACCGGAATGCCCGACGACACGGAGATCCCGGGCCCGACCGTGATCAGCACCGCGACGATCGAGGAGGTGGCCTCCTGGTTCGGCCTCGCTCCCGAAAACGTCCGGCGGCGCTTTCGCGCGAACCTCGAGATCGAGGGCGTGCCGGCGTTCTGGGAGGATCGACTGTTCTCGGATCAGGGTCGCGTCGTCGACTTCTCAATCGGAGGCGTCCGTCTCGCGGGCGTCAATCCCTGTCAGCGCTGCGTGGTCCCCTCGCGGGACCCCGACACCGGCGAGGAGTTCGAGGGCTTTCGCGAGCGATTCATCGAGAAACGAGGGAAGACGCTGCCCGAATGGACCGATTCCGATCGGTTCGACCACCAGTTCCGGCTGATGGTCAACACCCGCGTTCCGGAGGACGGTGCGGGGGAGATCGAGGTGGGCGATGCCGTCGAGATCGTCGGCGAGCGCGAGGAGACCGGGAGGAACCGGGTCGCGTGA